Below is a window of Syntrophomonas wolfei subsp. wolfei str. Goettingen G311 DNA.
GGCCCATTTCTTCAGCAATGGCACAGGCCAGCACGCTCACTTTTTTCTGGTGCCCTGAGGTATAGGGATCGCGCTTTTCCAACATTGAGGCCAGACTCTCTACGGTTTGCAGGAGTACATCGCGCAGCTTCTTTTCCGCCACGTGGCGGGCCCTTATATGTTCCCATTCCCGCAACCCCCGCAGGATAAAGTCAGGCAGGCCAGCAAAGGCTTCCGGCGATTTCACCAGATAATCCAAAGCCCCGGCTTTAATGGTTTCTACCGCCAGCTCCTCGTTGCCGTAGCTGGTCATCATAATGATAGGATAGGACGACTGCTCCTTATCCGGAGAAAACAGCTCAATTCCCCGGCCATCAGGAAGCAGCCAATCACAAACTACGATATCGGGTTTCCTCTCCTCCATGTAGATGCGGGCCTCCATCAGGTTGCTGCTGAATCTTAGCATAAAGCGAGACTGGTGGTCTTCGAAGGCTCTTTGAATTAACTCGGTATGTAGTTCGTCATCCTCAACAATAAGAACTGAAATACGTTCTTTCATTTTGCAGCACTCCTTGCTCAAGTGTATCGATCGTGAAAAACAGTTCTGCCTGATGTTTAGAATGACTATGCTGTTGTCAAGGTATGTACTTAGGCCTTTTTAACATTGCCGATCAATACTTTTCTCATCTCACCGGGTTCGCATTGCATTTCAGCCAGTAGCGTCCCAGCTTTAGCATCAATTCGTTGAATTGTTGAAAATCCATGGGCTTGACCAGGAAGCTGTTGGCATAATAATTGTAAGCCCGGTAAATATCGTTCTCCGACTCGGAAGAGGTTAGCACCACAGTGGGAATAATCCTTAGCTCCTCCGCTTGCTTGATTTCCTTTAACACTCCCAGACCATCTACCTTAGGCAGGCGCAGATCCAGTAGAATAAGGTTGGGACGGGGATACTTCTCCTCCTGGCTATATTCTCCCCGGTGAAATAGATAGTCCAGGGCTTTCTCTCCATCCGTAACATGAATAACATGGCTTTTTATCTGCTGTTCTTCCAGGCTGCGCATGATAAGCTCAGCATGATCCTCGTTATCTTCCACCAGCAGGATATTTAGCCTTGACTCATCCATCATTCTTCTCCTTTCTTACCTATCGGGAACATCAGGCAGGGTAAAATAGAAAGTACTGCCCTGGCCCGCTCCGGCTGACTCCACCCAAATACGCCCCTGGTGAAGCTCAATAATCCTTTTAACCAGAGCCAATCCGATCCCGGTACCTTCAGTACTTTGATCTAATTTATCGAAAAGCCCAAATACCTTTTCCCGGTATTTGGCTTCTATGCCTATACCATTGTCTTTTATAAAAAAGACGCACTCGCCTTCACCGGGGAAATATCCTATTTCAATTCGCGGGCGCTCATTGTCCCCCATAAACTTGATGGCGTTTTCCAGCAGGTTTTGTACGACTTCAGCTATTCGCCTGCGATCACCTTGCACCCAAGGCATATAAGGAGCTACCACTACCTCCGCCTTTTTCTGGCTGATAGGCCCGGAAAGTAATTCAACCACCTCGAAGCAAAGCTGGTTCATGGGGAAGTTGCTGTAAGGGTTTAATATACGGCCGATACGAGAGAGCTCCAGGAGATCCTCCAGCAGTTCCTCCATCTTGCCTGAAGCATTGATAATTCGCTGTATGTCTTTTTGCAGGCGAGCGGTTTTACCTTTCTCCAGGTCTTGCAGGAGCAGCCCGGAAAAACCTTTTATAGTAATAAGGGGGCTGCGCAAATCATGTGATACCGTATAGGTAAAACGCTCCATCTCGGCATTTTTGGCTTCCAGTTCTTTTATCTGCTGCTGAATCGTGGCTTCCGCTTCTTTGCGCTCGCTGATATCTGTATAAAGAACATAGTAGCCCGAACTGGCAATGGGAATCATGGTAACCAGTACCGGCAGCAATTCACCGTTCTTCTTTTTTCTCATGCTTTCCCGACTAATTGCCTGCCCATCGGAAACCATCCTGGACATGAAAGCGGATTCTTCTCTCATTTCTTCCGGGACCAGCACTTCCTCCAGAATAAACCCCCGGCATTCTTCAATACTATAGCCAAAAAATTCAAAAAACCGAGGATTTGCATCCAGTATCCTATGCAGAGAATCGCAGAGAACGACTGCATCCGGGGTATTGTAAAACAGCGCCTGCAGGTTGGTGCTTTGACGATAAATCTCTTCCTCCGCCCTCCTCCTTTCACTGAGGTCGCGGATAGCGGCCGCCCTGACTTCACGGCCTTGGTAGATAAAACTCCGGCCTTGAATCTCAACTGGAACCCTGGTCCCATCCTGGCGCAAGACTATGGCTTCATAGGGGGCCTGGCTAGCGCTCATCATCTGACTCTTGACTATTTCCCGGGCTTCCGGTGCGGTAAAACTCATAACATCAAGCCCGATAAGCTCTTCCCGGCTGTAGCCAAAAAGTTCTTCAGCAGCCTGGTTGGCTTCTATGCAAATCCCGTTTTCAGTAATGATAATCCCCTCAAAACTGGCTTCGGATAAAGCCTTGAAGCGGTCTTGGCTCTCTTGCAAAATCTTCTGGGCCTCTACCTGATCGTTGATATCCCAGGCCGCCAGCACAATATGACCGTCCGGCAGCGCTACGCTATGTATATTAAAAAAGCGCCTTTCCCCATCCCGGCGGCGCAAAACGACCTTTCCCTTGGAGTATCCTATTTCTTTCAAGTTCTGGTACCAGGAGCGCATAATTTCCCGGCGATTGGGCATTTCCGCCAGCACATTCTCTTCCCAAACCTGGCTGGTACTGACCTCTTCCAGGCCATATCCCGTATATTCTATAAAACGCGGATTAACATAGAGGGTTTTCCCCTCAGGATCGACCAGGACAGTGGCCACCGGATTGTTTTCCAGCAAGAGCAACAAGGATTCTTTCTGGCGCAATAAATCAGCTTCGATAGCCTTGCGCTCGCTGATATCAAAAGCCGAAACTATTACCGTCCGCTCTCCCTCAACACTAGTATTTTTAGCCTTAATATGTACCCAAAAGCAGTTCCCCTGCTTCCCCAGCAGTCGCAGTTCATAACTATCCGGCACCTCTTCCCCACGCTGCCGGGCCAATCCCATTTGCCGCGTCATTTCACGCAAATCTGGATGGACTATATCCCAGAAATCCATGGAATAAAACTCCTCCAGGCTATATCCTAAATCATTCTGCAGTTTCGGGTTTGCATAAGAAAATTTTCTTCCTCTTATAACTGCAATCATAATATCAGTGTTTTCATTTAATTCAATTATTAATGGCAATAAGTTATTGTCGATCATGCTTTCGTCCTTATTTTGACATATTTCCATGTTTATTTGAGTATAACATAGGCACTTTTTCCTGTATAGGCTAGATTTCGCATTATTAAACACGAGATAACACCGTATTTGTAAAGTATCTTACTCGTCGCCTGAAACAAAAATAATTTTTGGTTTTGGGAAGGGTGTCAAGGGGATGGTTCTCTATTTAGACCTGCACCGCCTGGCGGCTGCGCAGTTTGTTGATAGCTGTCTCCAATCCCTCCACCGTCAAGCTTTCCATGGGGAAAATCTCGGCGATCTTGCTAATGGTAAAGGTCCCCTCCATCCAGTTCCAATAGTTTTTGGGGATAGGATTTAGCCACACTGAATATTCAAAATGCTGGCGCATGCGTTTAAGCCAATCAATTCCAGGTTTATCATTGTAGAGGCCCCACTCAATAATCCCCCCGGGCCGCATTAGTTCATAGGAAGACATGCTGGCATCACCCACAATGATAAGACGATAATCACTATCATAAGTTTTTAAAACATATTCCGTTTCCGTATAATCAGTCAAACTACACCTGGGGCCATGGTAAAGCCAATCATAGATGCAGTTATGAAAATAAAATATTTTTAAGTCTTTAAAATGATTGGAGCGGTTAACTGCTGTAAACAGCTGGTTGCACAGGCGGCTATAAGAAAGCATGGAACCTCCTGAATCCATCAACAACAACACCTTTATCCCATTCTCGCGCGGTCTTTCCCAGACTAATTCCAGCCTTCCCGCATTATTGCAGGTCTTGTCGATGGTTCCATCCAAATCCAGTTCAGTCCGGGCTCCATCCAGACGGGTAGTAAACTGCCTGAGCTTCCTCAAGGCTACTTGAAACTGGCGAACTCCCAGGGTTTCATCGGTGCGAAACTCCTGGTATTTCCTCATCCCTGCTACCTTAACGGCGGAAAGGCTGCGGGTATTGCCTCCGATGCGTATGCCACCGGGATGATAACCGGAATGACCAAAGGGAGAAGTGCCCCCGGTACCTATCCAGCGGTTACCACCGTGATGTTCCTCATTTTGCTCCGCCAGTCTTTCCTCCAGCAGGCGTTTAAGTTCATCCAGATCCAACTGCTGGTGATTGGCGCGCATGGCTTCAGTTACTTCCATCTCCGGTAATTCCTTGTCCAGCCATTCCCAGATTTTTTCCGGCAGACCTTCTGGAGTTTCAATATCACCGAAGAAACTGGCAAAAGCCTGATCAAAGCGGTCATAGTGGGCTTCGGTTTTAACCAGAACCGCCCGGCAGAGATAATAAAAGCCGGTAAGGCTGGAACCGGCCATACCTGCTTCCAGAGCCTCCAACAATAGTTGCCATTCGTTGAATGAAACCGGAATGCCGAAATCTTTAAGGGTATAATAAAATTTCGTAAACATAATAAACCTCGCTTTTCGGGCAAACTGTATAAATGCTTAATAAGAAAAGTGAGGAGTGAGGCGTAAGGGGTGAGGGGTTAATTGATTCCTACTACATCTTACTATTTCAGCACCTACTAACTCACTTTTCATCAGTGGTTGTGGCCCCAGGGCCATGGGGGGTTTGTAAGTTTAACGATAGTTTAGCGATTGTTTAACCATCGTTTAACCATTGTTCAACCACCGCTTAACCATTGTTCAACTACCGTTCAACCATTGTTCATCATCATTAGCGATAGCGACTATAGCTGCCCTTGGCATTCTGTACCCTGCTCTGGGCTTTGCCATGTAACTGGTTCAGTATAATGTCCAGGTCTTCGTTTTTCTTGAGCAGCACCCCCAGAAAGGGCAAATCCTGTTTTATCTTGTTGGGGCTAATACCCCCGATAACCAAGGCCTGCAGCCAATCAATAAGCTCACTGGTACTGGGACGCTTTTGCAGGTTGGGGATACTCCTCAACATATAAAATGTCTCCATAGCCTGTTCCAGCAGCCGTTTTTCCAGGCGGGGATGGTGCACGGCCACAATCTTTTCCATGCCTTCCGGATCGGGAAAGGCAATATAATGGAAGATACAGCGGCGCAAAAAAGCATCCGGCAGTTCTTTCTCGGCGTTACTAGTAATTATAACTATGGGACGGTTGGCAGCAGTAATAGTTTCCCTGGTTTCGGGAATATAAAAACTCATCTGATCCAACTCCCAAAGCAAATCGTTGGGGAACTCCAGATCAGCCTTGTCAATTTCATCTATCAGCAAAACCACCGGCTCGGATGCCAGGAATGCCTCCCCCAGTTTCCCTAATTTTATATACTTCTTTATGTCAGCTACATCACTTTCCCCAAACTGGCTGTCATAAAGGCGTTGCACCGTATCATATACATAGAGTCCTTCCTGGGCCTTGGTTGTTGATTTTATGTTCCAGATTATCAGCTTTAGCCCTAGCGAATCAGCAATACTCTGCGCCAGCATGGTTTTGCCGGTGCCAGGTTCCCCTTTTATCAAGAGGGGCTTCTGCAAGGCAATGGCAATATTAACACTATTTCTTAACTCATCTGAAACTATGTAATCTGATGAGCCTTTATAATCAACTGCTTTCCTAGCCATATTTATGATTCCTCCAATTACGTGAATATTTTCCCATGGTCAACTCAAATACTAGCAGAAATAGAATTACCCGTCAACGAACCGCAGCAAGCAGAAGTAGTCAAAATTTCTATCCTTTAAATCCTTCTTTATTATATAGTCATGGTTTGCCTAAATATACCGCTCCAGCGTCCTTAATAGCGACCGCAGGGAGCATCAGTTGTGCCCGACAGGGCGCTACGCATGGGCAATCCTCTACCCATAAAGTAAAGCAGCGTTTTTCCCGGCCAGGTAGCCGGTAGAAAAGGCTGCTTGCAGATTAAACCCCCCGGTATAGCCATCAATATCCAGGATTTCTCCCGCAAAGAATAAAGCTTTTACCAGTCTCGATTGCATAGTACGAGGGTCTACCTCCTTGACATCTACACCGCCGGCAGTAACGATAGCCTCATCAATCGGGCGGGTTGCCAGCACTGTCAGTTCAAATTCTTTTAAGAGCTGCAGCAAATTTTTTCTCTCCTGCCGGCTTACCTGGTTGCTTTCTTTCTGAGGATCAATTCCGCTGAGTCGAACCATTAACGGGATAAGCTTGCGCGGTAGGAGATCATCCAGCGAATTTCTAAATTGTCGGCGGGAATATAGAGCCAAATCCCTCTGCAAGCGCTGATCCAATGTTTCCTCGTTCAAGGCCGGCTTAAGGTCCAGAACCAGCCTCACCTTCTCCTGGCGCAAAAGCTCTTCACCTATATCCCGGCTCATACTTAATATTATAGGCCCAGAAACCCCAAAGTGAGTGAAGAGCATTTCCCCAAAATCTTCATTTATCTTTTTACCCTTACTGCTCCAGGCTATGGCCCGCACATTTCTCAGGCTTAAACCCTGTAATTCCCTAACCCAGCTTTCTTCAACCACCAGAGGAACCAGGCCGGGTCGAGGTTCAATTATGTGATGGCCCGCAGTAGCAGCCCATCTATAGCCATCGCCGGTGGAACCGGTACGGGGATAGGACATTCCGCCGGTGGCTATAATTACGGCATCAGCCAGCACCTTTCCCTTCTGGGTCTGAACTCCAATTGCCTTTCCATCCTGAAACAGCAGCGCTTTTACCCCCTGTGATTTATTAACATCAACCCCCAGCTGCTCCAGATTCTTATATAGAACCCGAACCACATCACTGGCTCTATCGCTTTGAGGGAATACCCGCTGGCCTCTTTCTACCTTGCAGTCCAGACCATGTTCTTGAAAAAAGCGAATCAAGTCCAGGTTGGAAAAAGCATTGAGAGCCGTAAAGAGGAATTGGCCATTACGGGCATAACCCGCAATAAAACGCTGGCGTTCTTCTTCTGCTGAAGTCAAGTTGCATCTTCCCTTGCCAGTAATCGAGAGTTTCATCCCCACCCTCGATTGCTTCTCCAGCAAGAAAGCCCGGGCACCATATTCCGCAGCAACTGCTGCCGCCATCATTCCGGCGGCTCCCCCTCCCACTACCAGAACCTGTTTCAAGGCAGAACCCCCTAACCTTCAAATTTATCTCATGGGGTGTGTAGGGAACGACCCCCGTGCCCCCTTACCCCTCACTCCGTTACCCCTTAAATCGCCTTGTTTATGTTTTTCCCATCTGTTACAATTCATTTATGAGTACACTATGTACAAGCCATTAGGCGATTGGAGGTATATGAATATTGGAAAAACCAGCTTCCCCAAGTTTCCCTAAAACTATCCTTGTTATTATTGTTTTAATACTCGGATCTATGTATTATTACGCAGCATATGTTGATTCTCCAGAACCGGAGAGAACCGTAAAAGAATTTTACCAGGCCTACTTTAGCCGCGATTTCGAATCTGTATCCCAGAATCTCAGCGTTTTCTGGTCGGTACGCTTACTTCCTCAATATGCCAATCTTAGCCCAGTTCAATTACTGGAAAAAAGAGATAGTATCGAAAAAGATACCAGTCAGACTATCGCCGAAATGGAATCCCAAAACCAGCTTCCCGAAAACATTTCTATTAATATTATGCCCGAATATACTCAAGAAGGCGCCAATAGTGCCATAGTAGTTTACAGCTTCCAGGAGAATGGGAAGCCTTCCGGTATGGAACTAGCCATTCTGATTAAGGAAAAAGGCCGTTTTAGAATATTTGCCCTGACCCCGGTAGCTCCCCAGGATTTGCCCCAGATAAAACAGGAGAGTATTAAGGAACTGGATGATAGTTTTCAAAAGCTTTTAAGCAGTAATTAATAGCGTACATTTACAAGAGCTCAGTCAAAGACTGAGCTCTGCTATTAGCATTGCTCGAAGGAAAAACACTCTCGGCCCGCCGATGTCTTTCACCCTCATTAGTTTCTTCCTTTGTGTC
It encodes the following:
- a CDS encoding HD-GYP domain-containing protein; its protein translation is MKERISVLIVEDDELHTELIQRAFEDHQSRFMLRFSSNLMEARIYMEERKPDIVVCDWLLPDGRGIELFSPDKEQSSYPIIMMTSYGNEELAVETIKAGALDYLVKSPEAFAGLPDFILRGLREWEHIRARHVAEKKLRDVLLQTVESLASMLEKRDPYTSGHQKKVSVLACAIAEEMGLPKEIIEGIHIAAILHDIGKISIPAEFLSKPGRLSPIEFDIIKTHPFNAYEMLKAIDFPYPVAQIILQHHEKMDGSGYPYGLLGPDILLEARIIAVADVVEAISSHRPYRPALGIQYALEEITQNAGKLYDPEVVEACLTLFREKGFSLDDSVRD
- a CDS encoding response regulator, with the translated sequence MMDESRLNILLVEDNEDHAELIMRSLEEQQIKSHVIHVTDGEKALDYLFHRGEYSQEEKYPRPNLILLDLRLPKVDGLGVLKEIKQAEELRIIPTVVLTSSESENDIYRAYNYYANSFLVKPMDFQQFNELMLKLGRYWLKCNANPVR
- a CDS encoding AAA family ATPase codes for the protein MARKAVDYKGSSDYIVSDELRNSVNIAIALQKPLLIKGEPGTGKTMLAQSIADSLGLKLIIWNIKSTTKAQEGLYVYDTVQRLYDSQFGESDVADIKKYIKLGKLGEAFLASEPVVLLIDEIDKADLEFPNDLLWELDQMSFYIPETRETITAANRPIVIITSNAEKELPDAFLRRCIFHYIAFPDPEGMEKIVAVHHPRLEKRLLEQAMETFYMLRSIPNLQKRPSTSELIDWLQALVIGGISPNKIKQDLPFLGVLLKKNEDLDIILNQLHGKAQSRVQNAKGSYSRYR
- a CDS encoding PAS domain-containing sensor histidine kinase; the protein is MEICQNKDESMIDNNLLPLIIELNENTDIMIAVIRGRKFSYANPKLQNDLGYSLEEFYSMDFWDIVHPDLREMTRQMGLARQRGEEVPDSYELRLLGKQGNCFWVHIKAKNTSVEGERTVIVSAFDISERKAIEADLLRQKESLLLLLENNPVATVLVDPEGKTLYVNPRFIEYTGYGLEEVSTSQVWEENVLAEMPNRREIMRSWYQNLKEIGYSKGKVVLRRRDGERRFFNIHSVALPDGHIVLAAWDINDQVEAQKILQESQDRFKALSEASFEGIIITENGICIEANQAAEELFGYSREELIGLDVMSFTAPEAREIVKSQMMSASQAPYEAIVLRQDGTRVPVEIQGRSFIYQGREVRAAAIRDLSERRRAEEEIYRQSTNLQALFYNTPDAVVLCDSLHRILDANPRFFEFFGYSIEECRGFILEEVLVPEEMREESAFMSRMVSDGQAISRESMRKKKNGELLPVLVTMIPIASSGYYVLYTDISERKEAEATIQQQIKELEAKNAEMERFTYTVSHDLRSPLITIKGFSGLLLQDLEKGKTARLQKDIQRIINASGKMEELLEDLLELSRIGRILNPYSNFPMNQLCFEVVELLSGPISQKKAEVVVAPYMPWVQGDRRRIAEVVQNLLENAIKFMGDNERPRIEIGYFPGEGECVFFIKDNGIGIEAKYREKVFGLFDKLDQSTEGTGIGLALVKRIIELHQGRIWVESAGAGQGSTFYFTLPDVPDR
- a CDS encoding vWA domain-containing protein — protein: MFTKFYYTLKDFGIPVSFNEWQLLLEALEAGMAGSSLTGFYYLCRAVLVKTEAHYDRFDQAFASFFGDIETPEGLPEKIWEWLDKELPEMEVTEAMRANHQQLDLDELKRLLEERLAEQNEEHHGGNRWIGTGGTSPFGHSGYHPGGIRIGGNTRSLSAVKVAGMRKYQEFRTDETLGVRQFQVALRKLRQFTTRLDGARTELDLDGTIDKTCNNAGRLELVWERPRENGIKVLLLMDSGGSMLSYSRLCNQLFTAVNRSNHFKDLKIFYFHNCIYDWLYHGPRCSLTDYTETEYVLKTYDSDYRLIIVGDASMSSYELMRPGGIIEWGLYNDKPGIDWLKRMRQHFEYSVWLNPIPKNYWNWMEGTFTISKIAEIFPMESLTVEGLETAINKLRSRQAVQV
- a CDS encoding NAD(P)/FAD-dependent oxidoreductase, encoding MKQVLVVGGGAAGMMAAAVAAEYGARAFLLEKQSRVGMKLSITGKGRCNLTSAEEERQRFIAGYARNGQFLFTALNAFSNLDLIRFFQEHGLDCKVERGQRVFPQSDRASDVVRVLYKNLEQLGVDVNKSQGVKALLFQDGKAIGVQTQKGKVLADAVIIATGGMSYPRTGSTGDGYRWAATAGHHIIEPRPGLVPLVVEESWVRELQGLSLRNVRAIAWSSKGKKINEDFGEMLFTHFGVSGPIILSMSRDIGEELLRQEKVRLVLDLKPALNEETLDQRLQRDLALYSRRQFRNSLDDLLPRKLIPLMVRLSGIDPQKESNQVSRQERKNLLQLLKEFELTVLATRPIDEAIVTAGGVDVKEVDPRTMQSRLVKALFFAGEILDIDGYTGGFNLQAAFSTGYLAGKNAALLYG